Sequence from the Longibacter salinarum genome:
CGACTCATCTCGGCCGTGTATATCGGTCCCATTAAGCAAGGAGAAAAGCAGGGCCAGACCGCGGTACAGATCGATGACGCGCTCATCGAGAACACCTCGGCGATTCGTAACATCATGTACGGCAAGCTCCAGGAGCAGCCGAAGCTGATTGTCTCGCTGAAGGTCGACCGCGAGTCGCAGATGAAAATTGTGAACGAGGTTCAGCAGGAACTTCGCGAAGCGGGTACACTGCGAATTAACTACTCTTCGACGCGCGAAGGCCCGAGATAATGGGCCTTACGTCTACGTTTTGTATGGAAAGAGCTCTGTCACCACGACAGGGCTTTTTTCATACCTGACACGAAAAGAGCCACCGACCCGTCTAGCGGAAATATCCACGAAGCCCGAACGGGAGTCGGCTCGATACGTAGCGCTCAATCCCGGTCGAGTCCTCTTCGCTGACGACCGGTCCGATTCACTTTTGCGACCTATTCTTGCGACGCATCCATGATCCAGCGTATCCAAACCGTCTATCTCGCTCTTGCCGCGATCGCCCTGGCCGCCACAGGCTTCTTCAATGATCCATGGGCGAGCGACGCCGCCACACAGTTCGGATGGTTCGTCCCTGCGCTCATCGCTTCGCTTTCACTCGCCGCGCTGACAGGGCTCGGATCCATCTCGATGTACAGCAACCGGAAGAAGCAACGCAAAATCGTCGTATGGGCGCAGGTGCTCACGGTCGTATATCTGGTTGTCTTGTATACCGGCTTTTATTTAAGTGGTGAACTTGTGCTACGGACCCAAGATGGAATTGAATGGGAAACGACGATCGTCCTACTCTTACCGGTCCTCGCCTACATTCTGTTTTACCTGGCACGCCGAGCAATTACGAGCGACATCGAGCTCGTGAAATCGATGGACCGACTCCGGTAACGACGGCAGTAGGTTGTTGCTATGACCGGAGTCTATCGTCATCGTCTGTACTTTACCCGCTCGATATGCCGGATGCTCGTTCGCCGCGTGTGCTGCTCATTCTGGCACTAGGTGTCATAAGCTTTACGTTCGCGCCGATCCTGGTCCGGTGGGCGAATGATGCTCCTGGACTGGCCATTGCCGCTTGGCGCAACATCCTTGCGGTGGCTCTTCTCGCCCCCGTCGCTCTCGTGAAGATCGGGGACGAGGTCCGAAGCTTCGATCGCAGGGATACCATTTTGATTGCGAGCGCAGGGCTCTTTCTCGGGCTGCATTTCATCACGTGGATCGAGTCGCTCTACCACACGACCGTAGCGAGCGCGTCCGTTCTCGTCACGACAAGTCCCATCTTCCTCGCAGCCCTCGGCTATGTTGTTCTCGGCGAACGACTTGCCTGGCGGACCCTTGCGGGTGTGGGCGTGGCTGTGTCCGGTGCCATTTTGATCGGATGGGGTGATGCTGCCGCCGGGGCGAACGTCCCGGTTCTGGGAGATGGTGCCCTCTGGGGGAATTCGCTCGCCCTGTCGGCGTCGCTCCTCGTGAGCGTGTATCTGCTCATCGGTCGTGTGGTGCGACAGAAGGTGTCCTGGCTGGCGTATGTCTTTCCGCTGTATGCCGTCTCAGCGCTCACGACGCTGGTGGCGGCCTGGGCGGCGGGTGTGCCACTGATGGGCTACGACGCGTCGTTCTATGCCCTCTGTGGCGCGATGGCACTCGGTCCGCAGGTAATCGGTCACGGAGCGTTCAACTATGGCGTGCAATTCCTTCCAGCAACGGTCGTTGGAATGCTCGCTCTGCTCGAGCCCGTTGGTGCTTCGGCGCTCGCGTACGTCTTCTTCTCGGAGGTGCCGCCGCTGATAGCCATTGCCGGAATGCTGGTTGTCCTCGCAGGTGTGGCCCTGGTTATCTGGACGCGACGGGCGAAGAAGGAGTCTGCCTGACAGGTAGATTGGACAAGGCTTAGTCGAACCAGCCCGGGACAAACGCATCCCGAGGGAGTTGGCCGAACGTTGACCGATTCCTCAGAAAATAGTCGACGGCAATCAGACCTCGATAGGGCGGCTGCACGCGCGTTTCCTTTGGGCGCATCCCGTCATACGCCGTCTTCATGCGGTGCGCGTCGCGATAGGCGCGAACGATGGCTTTGGCCTCCTCAATGTTACCGTTGGCGAGCGTGCGGAGACCGGCTGCAGTATCCATCGCCACCCGCTGGGCAAACACACGCCGCCAGTCTGCCGGCGCGAGGTTCTTGTAGAGCATGAGCAGACTGTTGCGGAAGTTGTAGTACGTTTTCCGCGGATTGCCTTTCGGTAGTGATCCTCCGCCGATATGATAGACGGTGCTGTCCGGGGCAACGCGAATCCGATACCCCGCACGTTGCAGGCGCCAGCAGAGGTCGATTTCCTCCATGTGCATTTCGAATCGCTCATCGAGGGTGCCGACATCGTCCAGGGCCGTTCGGCGGAGCATGAGTGCGGCACCGGTCGCCCAGAAAACGTCGCGGGCGTCGTCGTACTGCCCTTCGTCTACTTCCATGGTGTCGAAGACCCGGCCTCGCGTGAAGGGGTAGCCGAGCCGGTCGATGAATCCGCCGCAGGCGCCAGCGTATTCGAATCGGTTTCGGTCATCGTACTGACGGAGTTTGGGCTGCACAGCGCCGACATCATCCGCCTCCATTTCCCGAACGAGTGGGTGAAGCCAGTCAGGTTCGACTTCCACGTCGTTGTTTAGCAAGACGATGTAGTCGCCCGTCGCATGGGGAAGGGCGAGGTTGTTACCTCGGCAAAAGAGACCGTTTTCTTGATGACGAACGATGACGACGTCTGGAAACTCCGCAGCAACCCAGGCGGCTGAGCCGTCGGTCGAGGCGTTATCCGCGAGAATGATCTCGAAATCGGGATAGTCGGTCTCGACCACCGAAGGAAGGCACGTCTTCAGGAGGGGCAACGCGTTCCAGGATACGATAACGATCGAAACGCGGGGAGCGGAAGGCATAAGTAGAGTGGGTGGGTGGAAGGCAGCCGCATCGTAAAGTACGATCGATTGGGACCGTTCCCGACCGCCCGGTTTCAGAAGAATGAGTTGTCGGTGATGATCGCGAGGCCCTGACCATGCGTTTGTTCAGGCCGAATCCTTTCCTCCGGTGCAGCGGTACATGTGACCGTCTTTTTTCATCCGTGAACCTGACCATCACGAATGCCAGACTCTGCCCCGTCGCTTGAGGACGCCCGCGCCATACTGCAGGATACGTGGGGCTACACGGATTTTCGGCCGGGTCAAGACGAGATTATTGAGGCGGTGCTTGAAAAACGCGACGTGCTCGGCGTGTTGCCGACGGGCGGAGGTAAATCGATCTGCTACCAGGTGCCGTCCTTGCTCGGTGATGGCTTTACGATGGTGATCTCGCCGCTCATCGCCCTGATGCAGGACCAGGTCGCAGGGCTCAAAGCACGCGGGATCGAAGCGGCCTTCATCAACAGCACGCTCTCGCATCGGGAGATTGACCAGAGGTGGACGGATGCCGAGCATGGACGCTATCGGCTTCTCTATGTCGCGCCCGAGCGCCTCGAAAGCGACATGTTCGAGGCGCGTGCGAGCCGCCTGAACGTCTCGCTTCTTGCTGTTGACGAGGCCCACTGCGTCAGTGAATGGGGCCACCACTTCCGCCCGGCGTATCTCAAGATCCCGGAGGGACGCGAGCTCCTGGACAATCCGCCCACGATTGCGGTGACAGCGACCGCGACCCCGTACGTCAGAAAAGACGTCATTGAGCATCTGGAACTCGACGACCCGCTGGAGCTTGTTCACGGCTTCGATCGGCCCAACATCGTGTGGTCGGTCTTTCGGACGGAAAGCAAGAAGCAGAAGGTCAGCGACGTCCTGGGCGGAGTGGTCGGCAGCGGAATTGTCTACGCCTCGACGCGCCGCGGTGTGAACACGTGGACACGGTGGCTGGAAGCCCAGGGTGTGAGCGCTGCCGGTTATCACGGCGGTTTGGAAAGCTCCGAGCGCTCGCGAATTCAGGACGAATGGGTCGAGGGGGCGACGCGTGTAATCGTGGCCACCAATGCTTTCGGGATGGGGATCGATAAGTCCGACGTGCGGTTCGTCGTTCATGTCGACCTCCCGGATTCGATTGAGGCGTACTATCAGGAGGCCGGTCGTGGGGGACGGGACGGAAAGCCTTCGTACGCCGTTCTGCTTTTTCAGCCACCAGACGCCGAGACCCAGGAGGCGCTGATCGAATCCGCACATCCTTCAGGAAAAGAAGTGCGTACGGTGTACGATGCGATCTGCAACGCCGGGCAGGTGCCGATTGGGTCAGAGCCGGATGGCCCGGTTGTGGTGAACGAGGAGGTGGTTATGAAGCTCACGGACCTGAGCCGCGGCAAAATCAAGACATCGATTGAACTATTGGAGCGACAGGATGCAATTCGCGTCCTACCTCGACGACGTCACGACGGGCTGATTCGGTTCGAGGAGCCGGCGAATGCCCTTCGAAACTACGCACATCAACTGGAGAATCGCCGCCTGGCAACCTTCGTGCAGGACCTGCTACGGACCGTCCACGCCGATGCGTTTTCCGGTTGGTGGCGTCTCGACCTGCGTCGG
This genomic interval carries:
- a CDS encoding ExbD/TolR family protein, with protein sequence MSTHFQKRSSDTEPGFTTASLPDIVFMLLIFFMVSTVLRETDLKVQTSLPSAEALTKIDQKRLISAVYIGPIKQGEKQGQTAVQIDDALIENTSAIRNIMYGKLQEQPKLIVSLKVDRESQMKIVNEVQQELREAGTLRINYSSTREGPR
- a CDS encoding DUF4293 family protein, producing the protein MIQRIQTVYLALAAIALAATGFFNDPWASDAATQFGWFVPALIASLSLAALTGLGSISMYSNRKKQRKIVVWAQVLTVVYLVVLYTGFYLSGELVLRTQDGIEWETTIVLLLPVLAYILFYLARRAITSDIELVKSMDRLR
- a CDS encoding DMT family transporter codes for the protein MPDARSPRVLLILALGVISFTFAPILVRWANDAPGLAIAAWRNILAVALLAPVALVKIGDEVRSFDRRDTILIASAGLFLGLHFITWIESLYHTTVASASVLVTTSPIFLAALGYVVLGERLAWRTLAGVGVAVSGAILIGWGDAAAGANVPVLGDGALWGNSLALSASLLVSVYLLIGRVVRQKVSWLAYVFPLYAVSALTTLVAAWAAGVPLMGYDASFYALCGAMALGPQVIGHGAFNYGVQFLPATVVGMLALLEPVGASALAYVFFSEVPPLIAIAGMLVVLAGVALVIWTRRAKKESA
- a CDS encoding glycosyltransferase family 2 protein, with the protein product MPSAPRVSIVIVSWNALPLLKTCLPSVVETDYPDFEIILADNASTDGSAAWVAAEFPDVVIVRHQENGLFCRGNNLALPHATGDYIVLLNNDVEVEPDWLHPLVREMEADDVGAVQPKLRQYDDRNRFEYAGACGGFIDRLGYPFTRGRVFDTMEVDEGQYDDARDVFWATGAALMLRRTALDDVGTLDERFEMHMEEIDLCWRLQRAGYRIRVAPDSTVYHIGGGSLPKGNPRKTYYNFRNSLLMLYKNLAPADWRRVFAQRVAMDTAAGLRTLANGNIEEAKAIVRAYRDAHRMKTAYDGMRPKETRVQPPYRGLIAVDYFLRNRSTFGQLPRDAFVPGWFD
- a CDS encoding RecQ family ATP-dependent DNA helicase, with the translated sequence MPDSAPSLEDARAILQDTWGYTDFRPGQDEIIEAVLEKRDVLGVLPTGGGKSICYQVPSLLGDGFTMVISPLIALMQDQVAGLKARGIEAAFINSTLSHREIDQRWTDAEHGRYRLLYVAPERLESDMFEARASRLNVSLLAVDEAHCVSEWGHHFRPAYLKIPEGRELLDNPPTIAVTATATPYVRKDVIEHLELDDPLELVHGFDRPNIVWSVFRTESKKQKVSDVLGGVVGSGIVYASTRRGVNTWTRWLEAQGVSAAGYHGGLESSERSRIQDEWVEGATRVIVATNAFGMGIDKSDVRFVVHVDLPDSIEAYYQEAGRGGRDGKPSYAVLLFQPPDAETQEALIESAHPSGKEVRTVYDAICNAGQVPIGSEPDGPVVVNEEVVMKLTDLSRGKIKTSIELLERQDAIRVLPRRRHDGLIRFEEPANALRNYAHQLENRRLATFVQDLLRTVHADAFSGWWRLDLRRLVRRTELERERVSRGLEYLAERGLLTWHPPGDALRVELTIPRAQKLPVDDRGVTTAKKRAAKRLKYMLRYARSSTCRRRFLLTYFGETASETCGTCDVCLGRHEVQPVTPEDEETLRHILKSVAEGEERDSWFDDPGERVRYQVDRLVDWLVRHDYLSLKDPLDERYVVTEKASRFL